The Mugil cephalus isolate CIBA_MC_2020 chromosome 11, CIBA_Mcephalus_1.1, whole genome shotgun sequence genome includes a window with the following:
- the LOC125015710 gene encoding dysbindin-A-like produces the protein MFQNFKERFHMVQQDFTTSFKTLGDKSRDTKIRRRTRFEENWPHFTAGLELLSRYEDSWFLLHKRSKDCAQDAQAVDGDIVMLSAQWERRRIVLTQLQEQLQSLPAFISELDAITANIAHLEGDFEEMESRLAYLETLCAQCEQQTVKQHHMSQLDVYKKKKKREVELLEAELSSEHAQKVAELEQAMQQKLRERQKIYEEAFHQDMEQYLSTGYLQHRQPAGEDTSVLDQVAVTNISDQEALDDFLNSTGDDISTESSLTAGPDQPDSSESWSQISPTSNQPSSQDAAWQQEDEEEEVEEEAGEESDEPLVQLDEEDVQPDMSLVALQDVGAVRGSDESDSSGDLPSVSPSDRTHDAP, from the exons ATGTTTCAGAACTTCAAAGAAAGGTTTCACATGGTGCAGCAGGATTTCACGACGAG cttCAAGACCCTTGGTGACAAATCAAGAGATACAAAAATAAGGAGGAGAACACG GTTTGAAGAAAACTGGCCTCATTTCACTGCTGGGCTGGAACTACTGAGCAG GTATGAGGACAGTTGGTTTCTGCTCCACAAAAGATCTAAAGACTGTGCTCAGGACGCACAG GCAGTAGATGGCGACATAGTGATGCTCTCAGCTCAgtgggagagaagaagaatagTTCTGACACAACTACAGGAGCAACTACAGAGTTTACCGGCCTTCATCAGTGAGCTCGATGCCATCACTGCTAACATAG CTCATTTGGAAGGAGATtttgaggagatggagagcagACTGGCGTACCTGGAGACTCTGTGCGCTCAGTGTGAACAGCAGACAGTCAAACAACATCACATGAGCCAACTGGACGtctacaagaaaaagaagaa GAGGGAAGTGGAGCTTCTGGAAG CGGAGCTGAGTTCTGAGCATGCTCAGAAGGTTGCAGAGCTGGAGCAGGCCATGCAGCAAAAACTAAGAGAACGCCAGAAAATCTACGAAGAGGCCTTTCACCAAGATATGGAACAGTACCTCTCCACCGGGTATCTACAGCACAGAC AACCAGCAGGAGAAGATACGAGTGTCCTGGATCAGGTGGCAGTAACGAACATATCAGACCAGGAGGCTTTGGATGATTTCCTCAACTCCACCGGTGACGACATCAGTACTGAATCATCACTGactgcag GTCCAGACCAGCCCGACTCTTCAGAATCGTGGAGCCAAATCTCTCCCACCAGCAACCAACCGTCAAGCCAGGACGCAGCGTGGCAgcaagaggacgaggaggaggaggtggaggaagaggccGGCGAGGAGAGTGACGAGCCCCTGGTGCAACTGGACGAGGAGGACGTCCAGCCGGACATGTCGCTGGTCGCCCTGCAGGACGTTGGCGCAGTCAGGGGCTCTGATGAAAGCGACTCCTCAGGGGACCTTCCTTCTGTGTCGCCCAGCGACCGCACCCATGACGCACCTTGA
- the LOC125015865 gene encoding calcium homeostasis modulator protein 6-like: MDKFKVVLDIANKQSNLGFGLVALLTAGGEQIFSSVVFKCPCNDMNFIYGLVFLLVPALALLLLGYILSKKMWKLLTGLCQRRREPRRIATTVVVLLQISAGAVVAPSSWMAVALLNGNYYVCAMTGTNVSAYNKHVCGDVSVRAKCEAELYRLPCGKVNEVPADARDDVMLTLRAHSQILGWLLISSIMVFNLLLTCVARCRSPISYLQLKFWRVYAEEEANLMNQYTTKHAKELAERNLKSFFSQKEPEDIVTPPNEAWESVSSLYRFSTRDHYYSTLHRYVENCQHTETDLVRMSSVDSRGPSGQPAILNFVDGGTMPV, from the exons ATGGACAAGTTCAAGGTGGTTCTGGACATCGCCAACAAACAGAGCAACCTCGGTTTCGGCTTGGTCGCCCTGCTGACGGCGGGAGGAGAGCAGATCTTCTCCTCGGTGGTGTTCAAGTGTCCCTGCAATGACATGAACTTCATCTACGGCTTGGTGTTCTTGTTGGTGCCCGCCCTGGCTCTGTTGCTGCTGGGTTACATCCTGAGTAAGAAGATGTGGAAGCTGCTGACGGGTCTGTGCCAACGCAGGAGAGAGCCTCGGAGGATAGCCACCACCGTCGTGGTCCTGCTGCAGATCAGTGCCGGCGCTGTGGTGGCGCCGTCCAGCTGGATGGCCGTGGCTCTGCTCAACGGGAACTACTACGTGTGCGCGATGACCGGGACCAACGTGAGCGCTTACAACAAGCATGTGTGCGGCGATGTCAGCGTTCGGGCGAAGTGTGAAGCGGAGCTGTACAGGTTACCCTGCGGGAAAGTAAACGAAGTACCCGCGGATGCGAGAGATGATGTTATGCTCACCCTGCGCGCTCACTCTCAG ATTCTGGGCTGGCTGCTCATCTCCTCCATCATGGTGTTCAACCTCCTGCTCACCTGCGTGGCTCGGTGCAGATCCCCCATCAGCTACCTGCAGCTCAAGTTCTGGAGGGTGTACGCTGAGGAGGAGGCCAATCTGATGAATCAGTACACCACTAAACACGCCAAAGAGCTCGCCGAGAGGAACCTGAAGAGCTTTTTCAGCCAGAAAGAACCCGAGGACATCGTCACTCCCCCCAATGAGGCCTGGGAGAGCGTCTCCTCTCTGTACAGGTTTAGCACCAGGGACCACTACTACAGCACGTTGCACAGGTATGTGGAGAACTGCCAGCACACCGAAACCGACCTGGTGAGGATGTCATCGGTCGACTCTAGAGGCCCCTCAGGCCAGCCGGCCATCCTTAATTTTGTAGACGGAGGCACGATGCCGGTGTGA